A stretch of Sulfurimonas xiamenensis DNA encodes these proteins:
- the rny gene encoding ribonuclease Y gives MLNEILIGGVTATVSGLIGFFISKKITNANFDIYVEKAKAQAGAIENEAQMLLYKANMKSQEIELEAVKLYESAKERAKADLRQREDDIIVKEQNFKRYKQNEEKRLQDEVAILKSRQVDLKRNEKSLDSLKKRYEEKIDEALGAIEHCAGMTKDEAKIVLFEKIEEKSRAQIAHIVRRYENEAKVEAKKRANYILAQATSRYAGEFAAERLTNLVHLFDDELKGRIIGKEGRNIKTLETLLGVDIIIDDTPNAILVSSFNLYRRAIATKTIELLIEDGRIQPARIEEIYSKVCDDFDANILNEGEEIIADLDIGVMHPELIKLIGKLRYRASYGQNALAHTLEVAHLAGIMAAEMGGDVRLAKRAGLLHDIGKALTHEHDGSHVDLGAAICNRYNEHGVVINAIYAHHGYEEMNSIECGAVCAADALSAARPGARREVLESFLKRVTEIEEIASEHTGVKQAYAINAGREVRVIVNASLVNDDESVLMAKEIAKEIEEKVQYPGEIKVNVIRESRAVEFAR, from the coding sequence ATGTTAAATGAGATACTAATTGGTGGTGTGACAGCTACCGTTAGTGGGCTTATTGGATTTTTCATTTCTAAAAAAATAACTAATGCTAATTTTGATATTTATGTCGAAAAAGCTAAAGCTCAAGCCGGTGCTATTGAAAATGAAGCACAAATGCTGCTCTACAAAGCTAATATGAAATCTCAAGAGATAGAATTAGAAGCAGTAAAATTGTATGAGAGTGCAAAAGAGAGAGCTAAAGCAGATCTTCGCCAAAGAGAAGATGATATTATAGTAAAAGAGCAAAATTTTAAGCGCTATAAACAAAATGAAGAAAAAAGACTTCAAGATGAAGTAGCTATTTTAAAATCGAGACAAGTTGATTTAAAAAGAAATGAAAAATCTTTAGACTCACTAAAAAAGAGATATGAAGAGAAAATAGATGAAGCACTAGGTGCGATTGAGCACTGTGCAGGAATGACAAAAGATGAAGCAAAAATTGTTCTATTTGAAAAAATAGAAGAGAAATCTCGGGCGCAGATAGCTCATATTGTAAGACGGTATGAAAATGAGGCAAAAGTAGAGGCTAAAAAAAGAGCAAACTATATTTTAGCTCAGGCAACAAGCAGATATGCAGGTGAATTTGCTGCAGAGCGCCTTACAAATTTAGTGCATCTTTTTGATGATGAGTTAAAAGGCCGCATAATAGGTAAAGAGGGAAGAAATATTAAGACTCTTGAAACTCTCTTAGGTGTAGATATTATTATAGATGATACTCCAAATGCGATTCTTGTAAGCAGTTTTAATCTTTATCGTCGTGCAATTGCAACAAAAACTATAGAGTTATTGATAGAAGATGGTCGTATTCAGCCGGCTAGAATAGAAGAGATTTATAGTAAAGTTTGTGATGATTTTGATGCAAATATACTCAACGAGGGTGAAGAAATTATCGCAGATTTGGATATCGGCGTGATGCATCCTGAGCTTATTAAACTTATTGGCAAGCTTCGTTATCGTGCAAGTTATGGGCAAAACGCACTTGCGCATACTCTTGAAGTTGCTCATTTGGCTGGAATAATGGCTGCTGAAATGGGCGGAGATGTCAGATTGGCAAAAAGAGCAGGGCTTTTGCATGATATAGGCAAAGCTTTGACACATGAGCATGATGGGAGTCATGTTGATTTGGGTGCGGCGATTTGTAATCGTTATAATGAGCATGGTGTGGTTATAAATGCGATTTATGCGCATCACGGATACGAGGAGATGAATTCGATAGAGTGTGGTGCAGTATGTGCTGCAGATGCGTTGTCTGCGGCAAGACCGGGTGCAAGAAGAGAGGTGTTGGAGAGTTTTCTAAAAAGAGTTACAGAAATAGAAGAGATAGCGTCAGAGCATACCGGTGTAAAACAGGCATATGCAATCAATGCGGGGCGGGAAGTAAGAGTAATCGTAAACGCTTCTCTTGTAAATGATGATGAGTCTGTTTTAATGGCAAAAGAGATAGCAAAAGAGATAGAAGAGAAAGTTCAGTATCCGGGCGAGATAAAAGTAAATGTTATTAGAGAAAGCAGAGCTGTTGAATTTGCGAGATAA
- a CDS encoding cation diffusion facilitator family transporter, producing the protein MRVEKKATVVSTSVAALLVVMKMTIGILSGSIAVLASAIDSLLDLTVSLFNYFALHNAEKDPDNNFNYGRNKIEPLAAVIEGTVISLSALFILYEALIKIIYPREMNYVNESITVMLLSILITSLLVMYLNSVAKKTNNMVIKADALHYKTDIFSNGAVLLALGLVSLTGEGLIDPILGICIGIYMIYSAMPIIKEGILMLLDAALSEDDIKKITDTIESQTDITDYHKLQTRESGSHIFISVHLVFNVSISLYDAHLVADKLEMKLKQLFKDKNVHVLIHMDPYDDSEINDIEETI; encoded by the coding sequence ATGAGAGTAGAAAAAAAAGCAACAGTTGTTTCAACTTCAGTAGCAGCACTGCTTGTTGTTATGAAAATGACAATTGGTATCTTAAGCGGTTCTATTGCAGTTTTAGCTTCTGCAATTGATTCTTTGCTAGATTTGACAGTATCCTTGTTTAACTACTTTGCACTCCATAATGCTGAAAAGGACCCAGACAACAATTTCAACTATGGACGAAATAAAATCGAACCACTTGCAGCAGTTATAGAGGGTACTGTAATTTCTCTCTCAGCACTATTTATACTTTATGAAGCGCTTATAAAAATAATTTATCCTCGAGAAATGAACTATGTAAACGAAAGTATTACAGTAATGCTTCTTTCTATTTTAATTACATCTTTGCTTGTAATGTACTTGAACAGTGTTGCTAAAAAAACAAACAATATGGTTATAAAAGCAGATGCGCTTCACTATAAAACAGATATTTTTTCAAACGGCGCGGTTCTTTTAGCACTTGGGCTTGTTTCGCTAACAGGAGAAGGATTAATTGACCCTATTCTTGGTATTTGTATTGGCATCTATATGATTTATTCGGCAATGCCTATTATAAAAGAGGGTATTTTAATGCTTCTTGATGCTGCATTGTCTGAAGATGATATAAAAAAGATTACAGATACTATTGAAAGTCAAACAGATATAACTGACTATCACAAGCTTCAAACAAGAGAATCAGGCTCTCATATATTTATATCTGTTCATCTTGTCTTTAATGTAAGCATATCACTCTATGATGCACATCTTGTAGCAGATAAATTAGAGATGAAATTAAAACAACTTTTTAAAGATAAAAATGTTCATGTGCTTATACATATGGATCCATATGATGATTCAGAGATAAACGATATAGAAGAAACTATCTAG
- the cmoB gene encoding tRNA 5-methoxyuridine(34)/uridine 5-oxyacetic acid(34) synthase CmoB, with protein sequence MNLQELREERLKWMKWKNIAPLQEALKSLEDGSWEVELGDIISVNGAAPKDVDKIAKMMMPWRKGPFKLFDTFIDSEWRSYIKYNLLRKHFNLKDKRVADIGCNNGYYLFRMQEDAPKSLVGFDPSPLYKTQFEFINHFVKSDIVYELLGVEHLEFYEEKFDVIFCLGVLYHRSDPVAMLKSLYKGLDKKGEVILDTFYIEGDDEVCLCPKSSYSKIPNIYFVPTIKALKNWCLRAGFKSFEVLETSVTNSDEQRKTEWIEGESLENFLDENDKSKTVEGYPAPARVYVKLMKG encoded by the coding sequence ATGAATTTACAAGAGTTGAGAGAAGAGCGTCTTAAATGGATGAAATGGAAAAATATAGCACCGCTTCAAGAGGCTTTAAAGAGTTTAGAGGATGGCTCTTGGGAAGTAGAACTTGGTGATATAATAAGTGTTAATGGAGCTGCTCCAAAAGATGTAGATAAAATAGCAAAAATGATGATGCCTTGGCGAAAAGGACCTTTTAAACTTTTTGATACATTTATTGATTCAGAGTGGAGAAGCTATATCAAATACAATCTTCTGCGAAAACATTTTAATCTAAAAGATAAAAGAGTTGCCGATATAGGGTGTAATAATGGGTACTATCTTTTTAGAATGCAGGAGGATGCACCAAAATCTTTAGTAGGTTTTGATCCTTCGCCTCTCTATAAAACACAGTTTGAATTTATCAACCATTTTGTAAAGAGTGATATTGTTTACGAACTTTTGGGCGTTGAACATTTGGAATTTTATGAAGAGAAGTTTGATGTTATTTTTTGTCTGGGAGTTCTTTATCATAGAAGTGATCCTGTTGCAATGTTAAAATCTCTTTATAAAGGTCTTGATAAAAAAGGCGAAGTGATTCTTGATACATTCTATATAGAGGGTGATGATGAGGTGTGCTTATGTCCCAAGTCATCTTATTCTAAAATACCAAACATCTACTTTGTACCGACAATAAAAGCTTTAAAAAATTGGTGTCTAAGAGCAGGATTTAAGAGTTTTGAAGTTCTAGAAACTTCAGTTACAAATAGTGATGAGCAGAGAAAAACTGAGTGGATAGAGGGAGAGTCTTTAGAGAATTTTTTAGATGAAAATGATAAAAGTAAAACTGTTGAAGGTTATCCTGCACCTGCAAGAGTATATGTAAAATTAATGAAGGGATAA
- a CDS encoding hotdog domain-containing protein codes for MNKSIETKLKTHKKINRNLCGEIQRLEDGFVELKFVTAPEMVADSKNLIHGGFIFGAADYAAMAAINEENVVLAASSCRFIAPVKLGDIVDFTAEIKSTEGRKSSVYVIGNVLNTKVFEGEFKTFVTEKHVLELSSLKTKNA; via the coding sequence ATGAACAAGAGCATTGAAACGAAATTAAAAACGCATAAAAAGATAAATCGTAATTTATGTGGTGAGATACAGAGACTTGAAGATGGATTTGTAGAATTAAAATTTGTAACGGCTCCTGAAATGGTCGCTGACTCTAAAAATTTAATCCATGGAGGCTTTATCTTCGGTGCGGCGGATTATGCCGCAATGGCTGCCATAAATGAGGAAAATGTTGTTTTAGCGGCAAGTAGTTGCAGATTTATCGCTCCTGTAAAGCTTGGAGATATAGTTGATTTTACTGCTGAAATCAAAAGCACAGAAGGCAGAAAAAGTAGTGTATATGTAATAGGAAATGTTTTAAATACAAAAGTTTTTGAGGGTGAATTTAAAACATTTGTTACTGAAAAACATGTACTGGAATTAAGTTCTCTTAAAACAAAAAATGCTTAG
- a CDS encoding MBL fold metallo-hydrolase, with product MKIQVKAMGDYQTNCYIVTIDKKDFIIDPGIGATEWVMKNVTNPVAILNTHGHFDHVWSNAELQKKLKVPLYTPVDDVMLLSSSSWMPDLPPSKPDVEVKPDEEFDFEGIKVKFRHFPGHTPGCSTIEIGNAMFSGDFIFERSIGRTDFPYSSPQDMKKSLEKFKKIPYDKTIYPGHGNTTTIKQEQQYSDYWIENL from the coding sequence ATGAAAATACAAGTTAAAGCAATGGGAGATTATCAAACAAACTGCTATATCGTCACCATAGACAAAAAAGATTTTATCATTGATCCTGGTATCGGCGCCACGGAGTGGGTTATGAAAAATGTAACAAATCCTGTCGCAATATTAAATACACACGGACATTTTGATCATGTATGGAGTAATGCCGAACTGCAGAAGAAATTAAAGGTTCCCCTTTATACCCCAGTAGATGATGTTATGCTCTTATCAAGCAGCTCATGGATGCCGGATCTGCCGCCTTCAAAACCAGATGTGGAAGTAAAACCGGATGAAGAGTTTGATTTTGAGGGTATTAAAGTAAAGTTTCGCCACTTTCCGGGACACACACCTGGATGCTCAACGATAGAGATAGGCAATGCTATGTTTAGCGGCGATTTTATATTTGAACGCTCTATCGGACGAACTGATTTTCCATACTCATCCCCGCAGGATATGAAAAAATCACTTGAAAAATTTAAAAAAATCCCGTATGACAAAACTATATATCCAGGACATGGAAATACTACAACCATCAAACAAGAGCAGCAATATAGCGATTACTGGATAGAAAATCTTTAA
- a CDS encoding NAD+ synthase, whose amino-acid sequence MKKYEQITEYLQQFLNDEVHKTGLENVVLGLSGGIDSAVVAVLAQKVFKDNLLCVKMPSHYSSQSSLIDADELCQNFGLKSVTASIEPMLRVYEELNPDMDNLRKGNFSARLRMATIFDISAKQKALVLGTSNKSELLLGYGTIYGDLACAINPIGDLYKSEIYELAEYLGVPESIIKKAPSADLWSGQSDEADLGYTYAQLDEMLKLYAEEKLSKEEMVQMGYNKEMIDMILSRISRNQFKGKMPVIAKLTSNNIL is encoded by the coding sequence ATGAAAAAATATGAGCAAATAACGGAATATTTGCAACAATTTTTAAATGATGAAGTTCATAAAACTGGACTTGAGAATGTTGTTTTAGGTCTTAGCGGTGGAATTGATTCAGCTGTTGTTGCCGTGCTTGCTCAAAAAGTTTTCAAAGATAATCTTTTATGTGTCAAGATGCCTTCGCATTACTCTTCGCAAAGTTCTTTGATTGATGCGGATGAGTTATGTCAAAATTTTGGATTAAAATCTGTCACGGCTTCAATTGAACCGATGTTAAGAGTTTATGAAGAGTTGAATCCAGATATGGATAATTTAAGAAAAGGCAATTTTTCAGCACGGCTCAGAATGGCTACAATCTTTGATATCTCGGCTAAACAAAAAGCTTTGGTTTTAGGAACAAGCAACAAAAGCGAGTTGCTGTTAGGTTATGGAACTATTTATGGGGATTTGGCGTGTGCCATAAATCCGATAGGTGACTTGTACAAGAGTGAAATTTATGAGTTGGCAGAGTATCTGGGTGTGCCAGAAAGCATTATAAAAAAGGCTCCCTCAGCAGATTTGTGGAGTGGTCAAAGCGATGAAGCAGATTTGGGTTATACATATGCACAACTTGATGAAATGCTTAAACTTTATGCCGAAGAAAAACTTTCTAAAGAAGAGATGGTTCAAATGGGTTATAACAAAGAGATGATCGATATGATACTATCAAGAATATCGCGCAATCAGTTTAAAGGCAAAATGCCTGTTATAGCAAAATTAACCTCTAACAATATATTATAA
- a CDS encoding DegT/DnrJ/EryC1/StrS family aminotransferase: MKVPFYKYESSVEAHSNVSDVLDGEDIDQVEELQNEFASYIGADYALATSHGTSALHLAMLALDLKRGDKIVCSVNAHPNVPEVVRHFDAEPIFIDIDPQTYNINLDKLETYLKDNKAKKLKAVIVTHIAGQCVDLDRLYAMAKTNDVKIVEDACEALGATYKGDKIGSTGADITCFDFSSHLKKDVCNGGMLVSNSQEIIERANLLSSHAIKRDKDSLEYIYDVVDIGFDYSMSQLDAAYIRAQIKEQDKSLQRVQEIAQMYNKALEGVEHVTIPEPKSDEHPYSLYIIKVDKNRDSFALELKKEGVEVGLHYIPLHFLSYYKHKYSLKVNNFPVALTTYQQVMSLPIYPSMKNEEVQYVIDKIKSVASTRV; encoded by the coding sequence ATGAAAGTTCCATTTTACAAGTATGAAAGCAGTGTAGAAGCGCACTCAAATGTAAGTGATGTTTTAGACGGTGAAGATATAGATCAAGTAGAAGAGCTGCAAAATGAGTTTGCTTCATATATCGGGGCAGACTATGCGCTGGCTACATCGCACGGTACATCAGCGCTTCATTTGGCAATGCTGGCACTTGATTTAAAAAGAGGCGATAAAATAGTATGTTCTGTAAATGCGCATCCAAATGTGCCTGAAGTTGTTAGACACTTTGATGCTGAGCCTATTTTTATAGATATAGACCCTCAAACCTACAATATAAATCTTGATAAGCTAGAAACATATTTAAAAGACAACAAAGCTAAAAAACTAAAAGCTGTAATTGTTACGCATATAGCAGGACAATGTGTTGATTTGGATAGACTTTATGCTATGGCAAAAACAAATGATGTTAAGATTGTTGAGGATGCATGTGAGGCTCTTGGAGCTACCTATAAAGGGGATAAAATAGGTTCAACAGGCGCAGATATTACATGTTTTGATTTTTCATCTCATTTAAAAAAAGATGTTTGCAATGGGGGTATGCTAGTTTCAAATTCCCAGGAGATTATTGAGCGCGCAAATCTTTTAAGTTCACATGCAATTAAACGAGACAAAGACTCTTTAGAATATATATATGATGTTGTAGATATAGGTTTTGATTACTCAATGAGTCAGTTAGATGCCGCTTATATACGGGCTCAAATTAAAGAACAAGATAAAAGTCTACAAAGAGTCCAAGAAATAGCGCAGATGTACAATAAAGCGCTTGAGGGAGTCGAACATGTGACTATTCCTGAACCAAAGAGCGATGAACATCCATACTCTTTATATATTATCAAAGTAGATAAAAACAGAGACTCTTTTGCGCTTGAGCTTAAAAAAGAGGGTGTTGAAGTTGGACTTCACTATATTCCGCTTCATTTTTTATCATATTACAAGCATAAATATTCACTAAAAGTAAACAACTTTCCTGTTGCACTTACAACATATCAACAGGTAATGTCGCTTCCGATATATCCAAGTATGAAAAATGAAGAAGTGCAGTATGTAATAGATAAGATCAAATCAGTAGCATCGACTAGAGTTTAA
- a CDS encoding tetraacyldisaccharide 4'-kinase, whose amino-acid sequence MKKKVIFWVEEYFYNPSFTQKLLSILLLPLSWIYCFAMFLRFKSKKSEDLGVDVISVGNLSVGGSGKTPFVTALASRYKDAAVVLRGYGRKSNGLVVVSNDGEILCDVDRSGDEAMIYAHKLPNIKVIVSEDRKKGILKAKELGAKIVFLDDAYSKHEIKKLDILIDIESKNSSCIPSGPFRERLWSSKEALLVKEEIDFTRVVELKNKSDKMSLVTAIARPKRLDVYLPEVLSKNYFEDHHAFTKDEVLAILQRDNADSILVTYKDFVKLEQFDIPLSLLDLKVTIDKKIFEIVDNYRGK is encoded by the coding sequence TTGAAAAAAAAAGTAATTTTTTGGGTTGAAGAGTATTTTTACAACCCAAGTTTTACACAAAAACTTCTCTCTATTTTACTTCTTCCTCTAAGTTGGATTTACTGTTTTGCTATGTTTTTACGATTTAAAAGTAAAAAAAGCGAAGATTTGGGCGTTGATGTTATTAGTGTTGGAAATCTTAGCGTCGGCGGAAGCGGCAAAACTCCTTTTGTAACTGCTCTTGCATCAAGATACAAAGATGCTGCAGTAGTGCTTAGGGGATATGGCAGAAAAAGCAACGGTCTTGTTGTTGTAAGCAATGATGGAGAAATTTTATGTGATGTAGATAGAAGCGGTGATGAGGCGATGATCTATGCACATAAATTGCCAAATATCAAAGTGATTGTAAGTGAAGATAGAAAAAAAGGTATTTTAAAAGCTAAAGAGTTAGGTGCGAAGATTGTGTTTTTAGATGATGCCTACTCAAAGCATGAGATAAAAAAACTCGATATTCTTATAGATATAGAGAGTAAAAACTCTTCATGTATTCCATCGGGTCCTTTTAGAGAGAGATTATGGAGTTCAAAAGAAGCTCTTTTAGTAAAAGAAGAGATAGATTTTACGAGAGTGGTTGAACTTAAAAATAAAAGTGATAAAATGTCACTCGTAACTGCCATAGCAAGACCGAAGCGTCTTGATGTGTATCTGCCTGAAGTCCTTAGTAAAAATTATTTTGAAGATCATCATGCATTTACAAAAGATGAGGTTCTTGCTATTTTGCAAAGAGATAATGCAGATTCAATTTTGGTTACATACAAAGATTTTGTAAAATTAGAGCAGTTTGATATACCTTTGTCACTTTTAGATCTTAAAGTGACAATTGATAAGAAAATTTTTGAAATAGTAGATAATTATAGGGGAAAATAG
- the argB gene encoding acetylglutamate kinase, which yields MQKKIETVQTLLEALPFIKEFNKKIVVIKYGGSAQESPQLKERFAQDILLMYLVGIKPVIVHGGGRQINEMLDALKIDTKFIDGQRVTSKEVMRIVEMVLSGEINKEIVSLLNSHGAKAIGISGKDAKFITARAKDFAKWGLTGNITEVKADVIVNLIAEKFIPVIAPIADGSEMGHPGFNINADLCASYVAKAIGANKIIFLTDTAGVLNSNKELLSTLTKDEVEALKSDGTIHGGMVPKVDACLEAIEGGVQKAHIIDGRIEHSLLLELFTSAGVGTQIVN from the coding sequence GTGCAAAAAAAGATTGAAACAGTACAAACACTTCTTGAAGCTTTACCGTTTATAAAAGAGTTTAATAAAAAAATAGTAGTTATAAAATATGGCGGTTCGGCGCAAGAATCTCCACAGCTCAAAGAGAGATTTGCGCAGGATATTTTGCTTATGTATCTAGTGGGAATTAAACCTGTTATTGTTCATGGCGGCGGCAGACAGATAAATGAGATGCTGGATGCTTTAAAAATTGATACTAAATTTATCGACGGACAGCGTGTAACTTCAAAAGAAGTTATGAGAATTGTTGAGATGGTTTTAAGCGGAGAGATAAACAAAGAGATAGTTTCACTTTTAAACTCTCACGGAGCAAAAGCAATAGGAATCAGCGGAAAAGATGCAAAATTCATCACTGCTCGCGCAAAAGATTTTGCAAAATGGGGATTAACCGGAAATATAACAGAAGTAAAAGCTGATGTTATTGTAAATCTTATTGCAGAAAAATTTATTCCCGTAATTGCTCCAATTGCTGACGGTTCAGAGATGGGGCATCCTGGTTTTAATATTAATGCAGATTTGTGTGCTTCTTATGTTGCAAAGGCAATAGGAGCAAACAAGATTATATTTTTAACAGATACGGCAGGAGTTTTAAACAGTAACAAAGAGCTCTTAAGTACGCTTACAAAAGATGAAGTTGAAGCTCTAAAGAGTGATGGAACGATTCATGGAGGTATGGTTCCAAAAGTGGATGCATGTCTTGAAGCGATAGAGGGCGGTGTACAAAAAGCCCATATTATAGATGGCAGAATAGAGCACTCTTTACTCTTAGAACTCTTTACATCTGCAGGTGTAGGAACACAGATAGTTAATTAG
- a CDS encoding FAD-dependent oxidoreductase, producing MKIYDYLIIGAGSAGCCVAHFLHQEGKSVAIVDREGIAGGASGAAGAFLSPLPGKKNLYNSLVNDALNFSIDFYKNLLPNIVEKKGVLRIPNNNFNKDKLAQSYIKYSYYDTQKLKNISKNFMDIDGYFYENAAVIEPTEISKKLIENCDFYKKDIKKLDFKDGIYNIDEIKAKNIILAQGVSTSLVEIPYMKISPIFGLRIDVKTTTKIPFNIHKSISVSTNKQDGTVSIGATHERHDNAILECLTTCDKCPFYVNSEQGQIETLLKQAQELIKLEDLKVVKIYKGARATIKSYFPVIGKVIDYEKSLEKYPSIKNGTKIPPDSLEYFENLYIINALGSRGFVFGPYLAKILTQNILHNTPIPKEISTQKLFYKTARAKAN from the coding sequence ATGAAAATATATGATTATTTAATTATCGGAGCCGGAAGCGCAGGTTGTTGTGTTGCTCACTTTTTACATCAAGAGGGAAAAAGTGTAGCTATTGTCGACAGAGAAGGCATAGCCGGCGGTGCAAGCGGAGCTGCCGGAGCTTTTTTATCACCTCTTCCTGGCAAAAAAAACCTTTATAATTCACTGGTAAATGATGCACTAAATTTTTCCATAGATTTTTATAAAAATCTACTTCCAAATATAGTAGAAAAAAAAGGTGTTTTAAGAATCCCAAACAATAATTTCAATAAAGACAAATTAGCACAAAGTTATATAAAATATAGCTATTATGACACGCAAAAATTGAAAAACATCTCAAAAAATTTTATGGATATCGATGGCTATTTTTATGAAAATGCAGCTGTAATTGAACCAACTGAAATTTCTAAAAAATTAATAGAAAATTGTGATTTTTATAAAAAAGATATAAAAAAATTAGATTTTAAAGATGGAATTTACAACATTGATGAAATCAAAGCAAAAAATATAATTTTAGCTCAAGGAGTAAGCACCTCTTTAGTAGAGATTCCTTATATGAAAATATCTCCTATTTTCGGCTTAAGAATTGATGTTAAAACAACTACAAAAATACCTTTTAATATTCATAAATCTATCTCTGTTTCAACAAACAAACAAGATGGAACCGTATCTATCGGAGCAACACATGAAAGACATGACAACGCTATACTAGAGTGTTTAACTACATGTGACAAGTGCCCTTTTTATGTAAATAGCGAACAAGGACAGATAGAAACTCTTTTGAAACAAGCACAAGAGTTGATTAAACTTGAGGATTTAAAAGTTGTAAAAATATACAAAGGTGCAAGAGCAACGATAAAAAGCTATTTTCCAGTAATAGGCAAAGTTATTGATTATGAAAAAAGTTTAGAAAAATATCCCTCTATAAAAAATGGAACAAAAATTCCACCAGACTCTTTAGAATACTTTGAAAATTTATATATTATAAATGCTCTTGGTTCTCGAGGTTTTGTATTTGGTCCCTATTTGGCAAAAATCTTAACTCAAAATATTTTGCACAATACCCCGATACCAAAAGAGATCTCTACACAAAAACTCTTTTACAAAACAGCTCGGGCAAAAGCTAATTAA
- a CDS encoding DUF2018 family protein — translation MITGCKMYGLFEDEDDIFMGSPKSKLMDVVFNANNDVVRHELQNFIDRTAALELLIAEKFGEDIDKEVRNYMISNREEVDNYAKSLYIELMGAILSKSE, via the coding sequence ATGATAACAGGATGTAAAATGTACGGACTCTTTGAAGATGAAGATGATATTTTTATGGGCTCTCCAAAGAGCAAATTAATGGATGTTGTGTTTAATGCCAACAATGATGTAGTCAGACATGAATTGCAAAATTTTATAGACAGAACTGCTGCTTTGGAGCTTTTAATAGCTGAAAAATTTGGCGAAGACATAGATAAAGAAGTTAGAAATTATATGATTTCAAACAGAGAAGAAGTTGATAATTATGCAAAAAGCCTCTATATAGAGTTAATGGGTGCGATACTTTCAAAAAGTGAATAA